One stretch of Sinomonas terrae DNA includes these proteins:
- the infA gene encoding translation initiation factor IF-1: protein MAKKDGVIEIEGVVTEALPNAMFRVELTNKHVVLAHISGKMRQHYIRILPEDRVVVELSPYDLTRGRIVYRYK from the coding sequence ATGGCCAAGAAGGACGGTGTCATCGAGATCGAGGGCGTCGTGACTGAAGCGCTGCCCAACGCGATGTTCCGCGTTGAGCTGACGAACAAGCACGTCGTGCTCGCACACATCTCCGGGAAGATGCGTCAGCACTACATCCGTATCCTCCCGGAGGATCGCGTGGTGGTGGAGCTCAGCCCCTACGACCTGACCCGCGGCCGGATCGTCTACCGCTACAAGTAA
- the rpmJ gene encoding 50S ribosomal protein L36, with translation MKVKPSVKQICDKCKVIRRNGRVMVICENPRHKQRQG, from the coding sequence ATGAAGGTCAAGCCGAGCGTCAAGCAGATCTGCGACAAGTGCAAGGTGATCCGCCGCAACGGTCGGGTCATGGTGATCTGCGAGAACCCGCGCCACAAGCAGCGCCAGGGCTGA
- the rpsM gene encoding 30S ribosomal protein S13 has protein sequence MARLAGVDIPREKRLEIALTYIYGVGRTRAKETLAATGISPDVRVKDLSDAELVQLRDYIEGNYKVEGDLRREVAADIRRKVEIGSYEGLRHRKGLPVRGQRTKTNARTRKGPKRTVAGKKKAGR, from the coding sequence ATGGCTCGTCTCGCTGGCGTTGACATTCCCCGCGAAAAGCGGCTGGAAATCGCGCTCACTTACATCTACGGCGTGGGTCGCACCCGTGCGAAGGAGACGCTCGCTGCCACTGGCATCAGCCCGGACGTCCGCGTGAAGGACCTCTCGGACGCTGAGCTTGTCCAGCTGCGTGACTACATCGAGGGCAACTACAAGGTTGAGGGTGACCTCCGCCGCGAAGTGGCCGCCGACATCCGCCGCAAGGTCGAGATCGGCAGCTACGAGGGCCTGCGCCACCGCAAGGGCCTCCCGGTCCGCGGCCAGCGCACCAAGACCAACGCCCGTACCCGCAAGGGTCCGAAGCGGACCGTCGCCGGCAAGAAGAAGGCCGGCCGCTGA
- the rpsK gene encoding 30S ribosomal protein S11, whose protein sequence is MPPKTRATSVRKPRRKDKKNIALGQAHIKSTFNNTIVSITDPSGAVISWASAGEVGFKGSRKSTPYAAQQAAESAAKRAQEHGLRKVDVFVKGPGSGRETAIRALQAAGLEVGSIQDVTPSAHNGCRPPKRRRV, encoded by the coding sequence ATGCCCCCGAAGACTCGTGCGACCTCGGTCCGCAAGCCGCGTCGCAAGGACAAGAAGAACATCGCGCTCGGCCAGGCGCACATCAAGAGCACGTTCAACAACACGATCGTTTCGATCACGGATCCCTCGGGTGCTGTGATCTCGTGGGCCTCGGCCGGCGAGGTCGGCTTCAAGGGCTCGCGCAAGTCGACCCCGTACGCCGCGCAGCAGGCCGCAGAGTCCGCCGCGAAGCGCGCGCAGGAGCACGGCCTCCGCAAGGTCGACGTGTTCGTCAAGGGCCCGGGTTCGGGCCGCGAAACCGCGATCCGCGCCCTTCAGGCCGCGGGCCTCGAGGTTGGTTCCATCCAGGACGTCACCCCGAGCGCACACAACGGCTGCCGCCCCCCGAAGCGCCGCCGCGTCTAA